A single region of the Erythrobacter sp. genome encodes:
- a CDS encoding sodium/solute symporter (Members of the Solute:Sodium Symporter (SSS), TC 2.A.21 as described in tcdb.org, catalyze solute:Na+ symport. Known solutes for members of the family include sugars, amino acids, nucleosides, inositols, vitamins, urea or anions, depending on the system.), producing MTLETIDIAIIAVYALALLGIALFVSREPAGHEKNTEDYFLAGRALPWWAIGASLIASNISAEQIIGQSGQGFAIGIAIAAYEWQAAIVLIIVAKFFLPIFLKRRIYTMPQFLDQRYGHGVKTLMSLYWVALYTAVNLTGVLWLGGLAVSSLTGWDVLQSMMALAAFASLYSLYGGLKAVALTDIIQVVILIIGGLAITWFALDALPADGALAGFGHLWREMPGHFEMILDPGDPGYESLPGIWTLLGGLWVLHFSYWGFNQYIIQRALGAENLGEAQKGLAFASFLKLLIPFIVVIPGIAAVILAQQGVLDGAVLGERSDRTYGELMAFAPAGLRGLVFAALIAAVVSSLASMMNSISTIFTMDLYRSARPDRSEHHYVRVGRISAFAAMVAALVLAEPFQGSFESAFQTVQEYTGFIAPGVVVVFLLGFFDRRTNSAGAFTALLGSVALNVALKFAASDLEFIIRIWIVFLVSLVAAAAVSRFTEAPDESGTVKLSDISFATSGLFNVLAMLTVALLVGLYAVLW from the coding sequence GTGACACTCGAGACGATCGATATCGCGATTATCGCGGTCTATGCGCTTGCGCTGCTCGGCATCGCGCTGTTCGTCAGCCGCGAGCCTGCGGGGCATGAAAAGAACACCGAGGACTACTTTCTCGCCGGGCGCGCCCTGCCGTGGTGGGCAATCGGGGCTTCGCTGATCGCGTCGAACATTTCGGCCGAACAGATCATCGGCCAGTCGGGGCAGGGCTTCGCCATCGGCATCGCGATCGCCGCCTATGAATGGCAGGCGGCAATCGTCCTCATCATCGTCGCCAAGTTCTTCCTGCCGATCTTCCTCAAGCGGCGCATCTACACCATGCCCCAGTTCCTCGACCAGCGATACGGCCATGGCGTCAAGACGCTGATGAGCCTTTACTGGGTGGCGCTCTACACTGCGGTCAACCTAACCGGCGTGCTGTGGCTCGGCGGGCTGGCGGTTTCGTCGCTGACGGGCTGGGACGTGCTCCAGTCGATGATGGCGCTGGCCGCCTTCGCATCGCTCTATTCGCTCTACGGCGGGCTCAAGGCGGTGGCGCTGACCGACATCATCCAGGTCGTCATCCTCATCATCGGCGGGCTTGCGATCACCTGGTTCGCCCTCGACGCGCTGCCCGCCGACGGGGCCCTCGCGGGGTTCGGCCACCTCTGGCGGGAAATGCCCGGCCATTTTGAGATGATCCTCGATCCGGGCGATCCGGGCTATGAAAGCCTGCCGGGCATCTGGACCCTGCTCGGCGGGCTGTGGGTGCTGCATTTCAGCTATTGGGGCTTCAACCAGTACATCATCCAGCGCGCGCTCGGCGCCGAAAATCTCGGCGAGGCGCAGAAGGGGCTTGCTTTCGCCTCCTTCCTCAAGCTGCTCATCCCCTTCATCGTCGTCATTCCGGGGATCGCAGCGGTCATTCTCGCGCAGCAGGGCGTGCTCGACGGCGCGGTGCTGGGCGAGCGGTCGGACCGGACCTATGGCGAGCTCATGGCCTTCGCGCCCGCCGGGCTGCGCGGCCTCGTCTTCGCGGCGTTGATCGCGGCGGTGGTCTCCTCGCTCGCTTCGATGATGAATTCGATCTCGACCATCTTCACGATGGACCTCTACCGCAGCGCTCGGCCGGACCGAAGCGAGCATCACTATGTGCGGGTGGGGCGTATTTCGGCCTTCGCGGCGATGGTGGCGGCGCTTGTGCTCGCAGAGCCGTTCCAGGGCAGTTTCGAAAGCGCCTTCCAGACGGTGCAGGAATACACCGGCTTCATCGCGCCGGGCGTGGTGGTGGTCTTCCTGCTCGGATTCTTCGATCGCAGGACCAATTCCGCGGGGGCTTTCACCGCGCTGCTCGGATCGGTCGCGCTCAACGTCGCGCTGAAGTTCGCCGCGAGCGACCTTGAATTCATCATCCGCATCTGGATCGTCTTCCTCGTCTCGCTGGTTGCGGCGGCGGCGGTGTCGCGCTTCACAGAGGCCCCCGACGAAAGCGGCACGGTGAAGCTGTCCGACATTTCCTTCGCGACGAGCGGGCTGTTCAACGTGCTGGCGATGCTGACGGTGGCGCTGCTGGTCGGGCTCTACGCCGTGCTGTGGTGA
- a CDS encoding glycoside hydrolase family 3 N-terminal domain-containing protein — MRTRMRHVVALGCVAGLLVGCAKPSLGSAASEAGGPVISPETQQADGADRVIEDLLARMSLERKVAQLIMPDIASITPEDVARYRFGTILNGGNSGPGGDDKAPAPEWLALADAFWDASTAPLPGGEPAIPALWATDAVHGHANIIGATVFPHNIALGATRDPDLIRRIGQATAVEIEVTGIDWTFAPTIAVARDDRWGRTYESYSEDPALVATLGAAMVEGLQGEKGSADFLGQGRVAATAKHFFGDGGTEQGVDQGDVNGDLEDLMAIHAAPYPAAIEAGVASVMASFNSINGRKMHGNKPLLTGELRGNLGFDGLVVGDWNGHGQIAGCTNSDCPEALLAGLDVYMVPEDWKALHASLVAQVRDGTIPMARLDEAVLRVLRLKRDLGLFDGEVRPSERPLAGRWELLGSPEHRAIAREAVAKSMVLLKNEGVLPLKKGAFVHVVGSAADNVPQQAGGWSVTWQGGGDLTEADFPGATSILDGIREVARGQGVTVSHAAGGDMPAARPDVAIIVFGEEPYAEFVGDRKDLAFRDEEGLVALRKYKALGIPTVAVFLSGRPLWVNREINAADAFVAAWLPGSEGAGVADVLFGRREATGRLSFTWPATCEGTPLNGPGEGVLFPFGYGLSFGEDGTLAPLDETCEALISGGGATWFGSGRLGDGITALAGGEALPDLRGSAGGIAASGLDRKAQEDARRIDFAPGARLVLTGPEAQAGWRIAYSLDARPLARVTVSAAGEPLDITDHLSVAEGKGWREMVLTGECLGEMSDRLAFASEGAFTIRIASIAREEFAEDTRCSF, encoded by the coding sequence ATGAGGACAAGGATGCGGCACGTCGTCGCCCTGGGATGCGTCGCGGGCCTGCTCGTTGGCTGTGCGAAACCGTCGCTCGGATCGGCGGCGAGCGAGGCTGGTGGGCCCGTGATTTCGCCGGAAACCCAGCAGGCGGACGGGGCCGATCGCGTGATCGAGGACTTGCTCGCGCGCATGAGTCTCGAGCGCAAGGTCGCGCAGCTCATCATGCCCGACATCGCCTCGATCACGCCCGAGGATGTCGCGCGCTATCGCTTTGGGACCATTCTCAACGGCGGCAATTCCGGGCCGGGCGGCGACGACAAGGCGCCCGCTCCCGAATGGCTCGCGCTCGCTGATGCGTTCTGGGACGCCTCGACCGCCCCGCTGCCCGGCGGCGAGCCTGCGATACCGGCGTTATGGGCGACAGATGCGGTCCACGGCCATGCCAACATAATCGGTGCGACCGTCTTCCCGCACAACATCGCGCTCGGCGCGACGCGCGATCCCGACCTCATCCGCCGCATCGGGCAGGCGACCGCGGTCGAGATCGAGGTCACGGGCATCGACTGGACCTTCGCCCCCACCATCGCCGTCGCCCGCGATGACCGTTGGGGCCGGACCTATGAGAGCTATTCCGAAGACCCCGCGCTTGTCGCCACGCTCGGCGCGGCGATGGTCGAGGGGCTGCAGGGCGAAAAGGGCAGCGCGGATTTCCTTGGGCAGGGCCGGGTCGCTGCCACCGCCAAGCATTTCTTCGGCGACGGCGGAACCGAGCAGGGCGTCGACCAGGGCGACGTCAACGGCGACCTCGAAGACCTCATGGCGATCCACGCCGCGCCTTATCCGGCCGCGATCGAGGCGGGTGTCGCGAGCGTCATGGCGAGCTTCAATTCGATCAACGGGCGCAAGATGCACGGCAACAAGCCGCTCCTGACCGGCGAACTGCGCGGCAATCTCGGTTTCGACGGGCTCGTCGTCGGCGACTGGAACGGCCACGGCCAGATCGCGGGTTGCACCAATTCCGACTGCCCCGAGGCGCTGCTTGCCGGGCTCGACGTCTACATGGTGCCTGAGGACTGGAAGGCGCTCCACGCCAGCCTCGTGGCGCAAGTGAGGGACGGCACGATCCCCATGGCACGGCTGGACGAGGCGGTCTTGCGCGTGCTCCGGCTGAAGCGCGATCTCGGCCTGTTCGACGGTGAGGTGCGCCCGTCCGAGCGACCGCTGGCGGGGCGCTGGGAGCTGCTCGGCTCGCCCGAGCACCGCGCGATCGCGCGCGAGGCGGTTGCGAAGTCGATGGTCCTGCTCAAGAACGAGGGCGTCCTTCCGCTCAAGAAGGGCGCGTTCGTCCACGTCGTCGGCAGCGCGGCGGACAATGTTCCGCAGCAGGCCGGAGGCTGGTCGGTGACGTGGCAGGGCGGGGGCGACCTTACCGAAGCCGATTTCCCCGGCGCGACCTCGATCCTAGACGGCATCCGCGAAGTCGCGCGCGGGCAAGGTGTGACCGTGAGCCATGCGGCGGGCGGCGATATGCCCGCCGCGCGGCCCGATGTCGCCATCATCGTCTTCGGCGAGGAGCCCTATGCGGAATTCGTCGGGGATCGAAAAGATCTCGCTTTCCGCGACGAGGAGGGTCTGGTGGCCCTGCGCAAGTACAAGGCGCTCGGCATCCCGACCGTCGCGGTGTTCCTGTCGGGCAGGCCGCTCTGGGTGAACCGCGAGATCAACGCGGCCGACGCCTTCGTCGCCGCCTGGCTTCCCGGCAGCGAAGGGGCAGGTGTTGCCGACGTGCTGTTCGGCCGCCGCGAGGCGACCGGCAGGCTCTCCTTTACATGGCCCGCGACCTGCGAGGGGACGCCGCTGAACGGCCCGGGCGAGGGCGTGCTGTTCCCCTTCGGCTACGGCCTTTCCTTCGGCGAGGACGGGACGCTCGCCCCGCTCGACGAGACCTGCGAGGCGCTGATCTCGGGTGGCGGGGCGACGTGGTTCGGATCGGGCCGGCTGGGCGACGGCATTACGGCGCTGGCGGGCGGCGAGGCGCTGCCCGACCTGCGCGGCTCTGCGGGCGGGATCGCGGCTTCCGGGCTCGACCGCAAGGCGCAGGAGGACGCGCGCCGGATCGACTTCGCGCCCGGCGCACGGCTGGTCCTGACCGGACCGGAGGCGCAGGCGGGCTGGCGCATCGCCTACTCGCTCGATGCCCGCCCGCTCGCGCGGGTGACGGTGTCAGCAGCGGGCGAGCCGCTCGACATCACCGACCACCTGTCGGTCGCCGAGGGCAAGGGCTGGCGCGAGATGGTGCTGACGGGCGAATGCCTGGGGGAGATGTCGGACCGGCTGGCCTTCGCCTCCGAAGGGGCATTCACGATCAGGATCGCAAGCATCGCTCGCGAGGAATTCGCCGAGGATACGAGGTGTTCGTTCTGA
- a CDS encoding MFS transporter, translating to MNETPQRQPAWFLALFALAVAGGTIAYVPLLTVLLPLRIAAISGGEDVAGLSLVTFLGAIVASIANIAFGMLSDRTGSRIPWIVGGLVISSALLVAIGEARTLGEAIVLVMLWQAGLNMMLGPLVAWAGDCFPDSQKGVLGGALALAPAMGALSGSLVTFEGWIEPVDRLTWVAGIVVALVVPALLAGRGRRRAALMRADAATERMHEEAPRRQRSLVARMWIARFLVQIAEAGLFAFLLFWLRSLDPDFHENTAANIFSAVLVVSVPLTIAIGRWSDRRVRPILPLAASAAGAAAGLLAMAFAGGMGSAIAGYVVFGISASIFLSLHTAQTLRVLPQPRHRGRDLGIFNLTNTAPSMVMPWLTLALVPGFGFTGLFVLFAALAMLAAVLLAAISQPAAR from the coding sequence TTGAACGAGACGCCGCAGCGCCAGCCGGCCTGGTTCCTTGCGCTGTTCGCGCTGGCGGTCGCGGGTGGCACGATCGCCTACGTCCCGCTGCTCACCGTGCTGCTGCCGCTACGGATTGCCGCGATTTCCGGGGGCGAGGACGTTGCGGGTCTGTCGCTCGTCACCTTCCTCGGCGCGATTGTCGCAAGCATCGCCAACATCGCCTTCGGGATGCTGAGCGACCGGACGGGAAGCCGCATTCCATGGATTGTCGGCGGTCTGGTGATCTCGAGCGCGCTTCTCGTCGCGATCGGCGAGGCGCGGACTCTGGGCGAGGCGATCGTGCTCGTGATGCTGTGGCAGGCGGGACTCAACATGATGCTGGGGCCGCTGGTGGCATGGGCCGGGGACTGCTTTCCCGACAGCCAGAAGGGAGTGCTCGGGGGGGCTCTTGCGCTTGCGCCGGCGATGGGCGCGCTGTCGGGTTCGCTGGTGACGTTCGAGGGCTGGATCGAGCCCGTCGATCGGCTCACCTGGGTCGCCGGGATAGTGGTCGCGCTGGTCGTTCCCGCGCTGCTTGCGGGGAGGGGGCGGCGCCGCGCCGCGCTGATGCGGGCCGATGCCGCGACGGAGCGAATGCACGAAGAAGCGCCGAGGCGGCAGCGTTCGCTGGTCGCGCGGATGTGGATCGCCCGCTTCCTCGTCCAGATCGCCGAAGCGGGCCTGTTCGCCTTCCTGCTGTTCTGGCTGCGCTCGCTCGACCCTGACTTCCACGAGAACACCGCGGCAAACATCTTCAGCGCGGTGCTGGTCGTATCGGTCCCGCTCACCATCGCTATCGGGCGCTGGTCGGATCGCCGCGTGCGCCCGATCCTGCCGCTTGCCGCAAGCGCGGCGGGTGCTGCTGCGGGGCTGCTCGCGATGGCCTTCGCAGGCGGCATGGGTAGCGCGATTGCTGGCTATGTCGTGTTCGGGATCTCGGCTTCGATCTTCCTCTCGCTCCACACCGCGCAGACCCTGCGCGTTCTGCCCCAGCCGCGCCACCGAGGACGCGATCTCGGGATCTTCAACCTCACCAACACCGCGCCTTCGATGGTCATGCCGTGGCTGACGCTGGCACTCGTGCCCGGCTTCGGCTTCACCGGATTGTTCGTCCTGTTCGCCGCGCTCGCCATGCTTGCCGCGGTCCTGCTCGCCGCGATTTCCCAACCCGCCGCGCGTTAG
- a CDS encoding LacI family DNA-binding transcriptional regulator, producing MSDRRKTVTIRDVAEYAGVSVPTVSRVINNGPNVRPNMRDKVRAAIEHLGYVPSLAARRMSGNRSYLILAINDRERTLADWRERQGTDWVDQMLLGGILTCSKYGYRMLVELVDTHADHVERELAATVSALQPDGVILTPPHSENPQITQLLARRGIPFARIGSTEEGAGIRLTMGDRQAARDATRRMLELGHRRIGMISGPREYSLSAWRLDGWREAMEEAGLSAEGLCERGDFSYDSGTKAARALLDRNPDLTAIIGSNDQMTLAALEVARDRKLHVPRDLSIISFDNTPIVRFSQPPLSAVDQPIAQTVSVAVEHLIGEGASTQPDEVIDIPAQIVERASTGPAPRSA from the coding sequence ATGTCTGACAGACGCAAGACCGTGACCATCCGCGACGTCGCCGAATATGCCGGCGTTTCGGTCCCCACGGTCAGCCGGGTGATCAACAACGGGCCGAATGTGCGCCCCAATATGCGCGACAAGGTGCGCGCTGCGATCGAGCACCTCGGCTACGTCCCGTCGCTCGCCGCGCGGCGGATGAGCGGGAACCGTTCCTATCTCATCCTCGCGATCAACGACCGCGAGCGCACGCTCGCCGACTGGCGCGAGCGGCAGGGGACCGACTGGGTCGACCAGATGCTGCTGGGCGGGATACTGACCTGCTCCAAATACGGCTACAGGATGCTGGTCGAGCTGGTCGATACCCATGCCGACCACGTCGAGCGCGAGCTCGCCGCGACCGTTTCCGCGCTCCAGCCCGACGGGGTGATCCTGACCCCGCCGCATTCGGAGAACCCCCAGATCACCCAGCTGCTCGCGCGGCGGGGTATCCCGTTTGCACGGATCGGATCGACCGAAGAAGGCGCGGGCATCCGCCTCACCATGGGCGACCGCCAGGCCGCGCGCGATGCGACGCGGCGGATGCTCGAACTCGGCCACCGGCGGATCGGGATGATTTCGGGCCCGCGCGAATATTCGCTTTCCGCTTGGCGCCTCGACGGCTGGCGCGAGGCGATGGAGGAGGCCGGACTGAGCGCCGAGGGCCTGTGCGAGCGCGGCGATTTCAGTTACGATTCGGGCACCAAGGCGGCGCGCGCCCTGCTCGACCGCAATCCCGATCTCACCGCGATCATCGGCAGCAACGACCAGATGACCCTGGCCGCGCTCGAAGTCGCGCGCGACCGCAAGCTGCACGTCCCGCGCGACCTCTCGATCATCTCCTTCGACAACACGCCGATCGTGCGTTTCTCGCAGCCGCCGCTGTCGGCGGTCGACCAGCCGATCGCGCAGACCGTCTCGGTCGCGGTCGAGCACCTGATCGGCGAAGGTGCTTCAACACAGCCGGACGAGGTGATCGACATCCCCGCCCAGATCGTCGAGCGCGCTTCGACCGGGCCCGCGCCGAGATCGGCTTGA